A single region of the Pueribacillus theae genome encodes:
- a CDS encoding chemotaxis protein CheW — protein MEQNAKAIKAVIFQLKNEEYGVDVQQVQSIERMIHITRVPKMPAFVKGVINLRGIVTPIIDLKERFSIDTEDYTESTRIIIVAVEDKEVGLIVDAANDVIDIPADAVEPPPEVVGHIEADYLQGIAKLGDRLLILLNLDKVLSAEELLEIEQIEA, from the coding sequence ATGGAACAAAATGCAAAAGCCATCAAAGCGGTTATCTTTCAATTGAAAAACGAAGAGTATGGGGTCGATGTGCAACAAGTACAGTCGATTGAACGCATGATTCATATTACGCGAGTACCGAAGATGCCTGCTTTTGTTAAAGGAGTTATTAATTTAAGAGGGATTGTTACACCAATTATCGATTTAAAAGAAAGATTCTCAATCGATACGGAAGATTATACAGAAAGTACGCGAATTATTATTGTAGCGGTAGAAGATAAGGAAGTTGGCCTTATCGTGGATGCCGCAAATGACGTCATCGATATTCCCGCGGACGCAGTTGAACCTCCGCCCGAAGTTGTTGGACATATTGAGGCAGATTATTTACAAGGCATTGCCAAACTTGGCGATCGACTGCTTATCCTTTTGAATCTTGATAAAGTGTTAAGCGCTGAAGAATTACTAGAAATTGAACAAATTGAGGCGTAA
- a CDS encoding CheB methylesterase domain-containing protein: MANNQLVCIGTSTGGPRALQYLLPQFPKNLPIPILIVQHMPPIFTKLLAERLDKISQIHVKEAEHGEAAIEGTAYIAPGGYHMTVTHIDGTLKIQLDESKPVKGHRPSVDRLFCSLLEAENFEIITVLLTGMGSDGTNGLKRIKMAHPQNVRAIAEAEKSCIVFGMPKSAIQANIIDEIVELEKIFETIMKHVQ, encoded by the coding sequence ATGGCGAATAATCAACTCGTTTGCATCGGAACCAGCACGGGGGGGCCAAGGGCACTTCAATACTTGCTGCCGCAATTTCCTAAAAACCTGCCTATCCCCATACTCATCGTCCAGCATATGCCGCCGATATTTACAAAGCTGCTTGCAGAACGATTGGATAAAATTTCACAAATCCATGTGAAAGAAGCAGAACACGGGGAAGCCGCTATCGAGGGAACAGCCTACATTGCGCCAGGCGGATATCATATGACAGTTACGCACATAGACGGCACTCTAAAAATTCAGCTTGATGAATCAAAACCTGTGAAAGGGCACCGCCCTTCGGTTGACCGGCTGTTTTGCTCCCTCTTGGAAGCGGAGAATTTTGAGATCATCACTGTCTTGCTAACAGGGATGGGTTCTGACGGTACAAACGGCTTGAAACGGATTAAAATGGCTCACCCGCAGAACGTAAGAGCAATTGCCGAAGCAGAAAAATCTTGTATCGTATTCGGTATGCCGAAATCAGCAATACAAGCAAATATAATCGATGAAATTGTGGAATTGGAAAAAATATTTGAAACGATAATGAAACATGTACAGTAG
- a CDS encoding MinD/ParA family protein: MKIDQAENLRKQIASAKSGRKTKVVSIVSGKGGVGKTNISINLAIGLSQIGKKVLLVDLDIGMANIDIVAGVSAQATIVDMIEEKLSIYDIMADGPAGISMIAGGSGLSFLFQLNAIKFSYFLRQIEQLEHQFDYIFFDMGAGITKDSMSFILSSHEAILVLTPEPTSITDGYALVKALHAEDDRLPIYTIVNACENENEGYEAALRFKRAAHDFLGKEVAMIGALPFDRTVSRAVREQVPFLLSAPKSKVSLSMKKIIFTYSGQEIKTKKEFGNFLTKLTKLLTPMLKRGSNNGE; the protein is encoded by the coding sequence ATGAAAATTGATCAAGCCGAAAATTTGAGAAAGCAAATTGCAAGCGCCAAGTCAGGAAGAAAGACAAAGGTTGTTTCCATCGTTAGCGGAAAGGGAGGAGTTGGCAAAACAAACATTTCGATTAACTTGGCCATTGGATTGAGCCAAATTGGAAAAAAAGTGCTTCTTGTTGATTTGGATATTGGAATGGCAAACATTGATATCGTAGCGGGAGTTTCAGCCCAAGCAACCATTGTTGACATGATTGAGGAGAAACTTTCCATTTACGATATTATGGCCGATGGACCTGCTGGAATTTCGATGATCGCAGGCGGAAGCGGTTTATCCTTTTTGTTTCAGTTAAATGCGATTAAGTTTTCATATTTTTTAAGGCAGATTGAGCAGCTGGAACACCAATTTGATTACATTTTTTTTGATATGGGGGCAGGTATAACAAAGGATAGCATGAGCTTCATTCTTTCGAGCCATGAAGCCATCTTAGTTTTAACGCCTGAACCAACATCGATTACTGATGGCTACGCTCTTGTTAAGGCACTCCATGCCGAGGATGACCGACTTCCTATCTATACGATTGTCAATGCTTGCGAGAATGAAAATGAGGGCTATGAAGCCGCCTTACGCTTTAAACGGGCAGCGCATGACTTTTTAGGCAAAGAGGTAGCGATGATTGGCGCACTCCCGTTTGATCGAACCGTTTCTAGGGCTGTCCGTGAGCAAGTTCCTTTTCTCTTATCAGCCCCAAAGTCGAAAGTAAGCTTAAGCATGAAGAAAATTATTTTTACTTACAGCGGCCAAGAGATAAAGACAAAAAAAGAATTTGGCAATTTCCTCACAAAACTTACGAAACTGCTTACACCAATGTTAAAAAGAGGGAGCAACAATGGCGAATAA
- the flhA gene encoding flagellar biosynthesis protein FlhA — protein MKLRDLSVLGGVILIIAMLVIPFPPMLLDFLIITNILLALLIILVSMNMNEPLQFSIFPSLLLLVTLFRLGLNVSTTRSILSKAEAGNVIDTFGNFVIGGNALVGFVVFLILIIIQFVVITKGAERVSEVAARFTLDAMPGKQMSIDADLNAGMISDTEARERRQKIEKEADFYGAMDGASKFVKGDAIAGIVIVIINIIFGIIVGMMQMEMDIGTAVNTYTVLTVGDGLVSQIPALIISTATGIVVTRAASDGNLGQDVTGQLFSYPKMLIVAGATILLLGLFTPINDLITVPIAVAVGAGGFFLLRSEREKDKHEIEEVDEMKHEQFKSPESVMELLEVDPIEFEFGYGLIPLADANQGGDLLDRIIMIRRQLALELGMVIPVVRIRDNIQLQPNEYRIKIKGNTVAHGDILLDHYLAMSPGIDDESIEGVETIEPAFGLPALWVNEEMKEKADMAGYTVVDPPSVISTHLTEVIKKYAYELLGREATKQLVDHLKESYPTTVEEVTPDPLSIGDIQKVLSKLLRERVSIRNLPVIFETLADFGQMTKDTELLTEYVRQSLSRQLTSQYVGEDNVMKVVTLGGSAEKAIADSIQQTEHGNYLALDPVESEQLFHNIKKEIERIAWEHSAVLLCSPAVRMYVKQLIERYLPDVAVLSYNELEPDVEVQSVGVVNLT, from the coding sequence ATGAAACTCCGGGATTTATCCGTTTTGGGCGGTGTGATTTTAATTATCGCCATGCTCGTTATTCCATTTCCGCCAATGTTGCTTGATTTTTTAATTATAACGAATATCTTACTGGCGTTACTCATTATTCTCGTCTCAATGAACATGAATGAGCCTTTGCAATTTTCAATATTTCCATCTCTATTATTGCTTGTTACTTTATTTCGCCTCGGTTTGAATGTTTCAACGACACGTTCCATTCTAAGTAAAGCCGAGGCGGGCAATGTCATCGACACGTTCGGCAACTTTGTTATAGGCGGGAATGCTCTTGTGGGATTCGTCGTCTTTTTAATTCTCATCATTATTCAATTTGTCGTCATTACGAAAGGTGCGGAACGTGTATCTGAAGTGGCTGCGAGGTTTACTTTGGATGCGATGCCAGGTAAACAAATGAGCATTGATGCGGATTTGAATGCCGGAATGATTTCCGACACTGAAGCAAGGGAGCGCCGTCAAAAAATTGAAAAAGAAGCCGACTTTTACGGCGCGATGGATGGTGCGAGTAAATTTGTAAAAGGGGATGCGATTGCAGGCATTGTCATCGTCATTATCAATATTATTTTTGGAATCATTGTCGGCATGATGCAAATGGAAATGGACATCGGTACTGCTGTAAATACGTATACCGTCCTTACCGTTGGCGATGGCTTAGTTAGCCAAATTCCGGCATTAATTATCTCAACCGCAACTGGAATCGTTGTAACAAGAGCGGCATCGGATGGAAATTTAGGCCAGGATGTGACAGGTCAATTATTTTCTTATCCAAAAATGCTCATTGTAGCGGGAGCCACGATTTTGTTATTAGGGCTGTTCACCCCGATAAATGATTTAATCACCGTTCCAATTGCTGTTGCGGTAGGTGCCGGGGGCTTCTTCCTGCTACGCTCTGAACGGGAAAAAGACAAACATGAAATTGAAGAAGTTGACGAAATGAAGCATGAACAATTTAAGAGTCCTGAAAGTGTGATGGAGCTTCTCGAGGTTGATCCAATTGAATTTGAATTTGGCTATGGGTTGATTCCACTCGCGGATGCAAACCAAGGGGGCGACTTGCTCGATCGGATTATTATGATAAGAAGGCAGTTGGCGCTTGAACTTGGCATGGTTATCCCTGTAGTAAGAATAAGAGATAACATTCAGCTCCAGCCAAATGAGTACCGCATAAAAATTAAAGGGAATACAGTAGCGCACGGCGATATTTTGCTTGATCATTATTTGGCGATGAGCCCAGGTATTGATGATGAATCGATTGAAGGGGTTGAAACAATCGAACCGGCATTTGGCTTGCCGGCGCTATGGGTGAATGAAGAAATGAAAGAAAAAGCCGATATGGCAGGGTATACTGTCGTCGATCCCCCTTCGGTCATTTCCACGCATTTAACCGAAGTAATAAAAAAATATGCGTATGAATTGCTTGGAAGGGAAGCTACAAAGCAACTCGTTGACCATCTAAAAGAAAGCTACCCAACGACTGTTGAAGAAGTGACGCCTGACCCTTTGTCGATAGGAGATATTCAAAAGGTTCTTTCAAAATTGTTAAGAGAAAGAGTCTCAATACGAAATCTGCCTGTTATTTTTGAAACGTTGGCGGATTTTGGCCAGATGACAAAAGATACAGAACTGCTGACCGAGTACGTAAGACAGTCATTGTCCCGCCAATTAACGAGCCAATATGTTGGAGAGGATAATGTAATGAAAGTCGTTACGCTCGGGGGTTCGGCGGAAAAAGCAATTGCTGATTCGATTCAGCAAACGGAGCACGGCAATTATTTAGCATTGGATCCGGTGGAAAGTGAACAGCTATTCCATAATATTAAAAAGGAGATTGAGCGTATTGCATGGGAACATTCCGCGGTTTTGCTTTGTTCTCCCGCGGTAAGAATGTATGTGAAGCAATTAATTGAAAGGTATCTGCCGGATGTCGCAGTTCTTTCATACAACGAACTTGAGCCGGATGTTGAAGTTCAAAGCGTTGGAGTGGTGAATCTGACATGA
- a CDS encoding chemotaxis protein CheC, translating to MTEMISKTNSFHLDILKEIGNIGAGHAATALSKLLRHPIDMNVPNVKIVSFDEMTDFIGGEETIIAAVFFRIEGDAPGSMFFMLELDQASKLMSQVTGMPIHLKEPPYDELAMSALQEVGNILTGSYLSALADFTKLNLHPSVPAVGIDMAGALINYGLIQISQVSDFAVVINTVFMEENTVSSVINGQVLLLPDPESFQTIFSALGVPLNE from the coding sequence ATGACAGAAATGATTTCAAAAACAAATTCATTCCACCTCGATATTTTAAAGGAAATAGGGAATATTGGTGCCGGCCATGCGGCAACTGCTTTATCGAAATTGCTTAGGCATCCAATCGATATGAACGTGCCAAATGTGAAAATAGTATCCTTTGATGAAATGACGGACTTTATCGGTGGGGAAGAAACAATCATTGCTGCCGTGTTTTTTCGTATAGAAGGAGATGCTCCGGGAAGCATGTTTTTTATGCTTGAATTGGACCAAGCTTCAAAATTAATGAGCCAAGTTACCGGGATGCCCATACATTTGAAAGAACCGCCATATGACGAATTAGCAATGAGTGCTTTACAGGAAGTAGGCAACATTTTAACCGGTTCTTATTTATCTGCATTGGCCGATTTTACAAAATTAAACCTTCATCCTTCTGTTCCCGCAGTTGGGATTGATATGGCTGGTGCTTTAATCAATTACGGGTTGATTCAAATTTCGCAGGTGAGTGACTTTGCGGTTGTCATAAATACTGTTTTTATGGAGGAAAATACAGTTTCTTCGGTAATAAATGGCCAAGTTTTGCTTTTGCCTGATCCCGAATCGTTCCAGACGATCTTTTCGGCTTTGGGAGTACCTCTCAATGAGTGA
- a CDS encoding chemotaxis protein CheA encodes METNQYLEVFLDESREHLQSVNDHLLNLENNPEDLSYVQEVFRSAHTLKGMAATMGYEDIANLTHKMENVLDDIRNEKLKVSSRLLDILLEAVEALENMIASISSGGDGKQDVTHLVSMLEEIGNEDALSSEKRSKESATKGQGSESIILNEFEKTLINESKEQGFDSLFIKVTLNDSTVLKAARTYMVFDVLEKLGEVIKSEPSVEKLEEEEFDYEFSLIFLTKESPEEVKKKILKVSEIKDVSVTKLDSFTGANKQEKPESRQSNNKNKGNSSKSPKVNAASTKTIRVNIDRLDQLMNLFEELVIDRGRLEEIAKDLNNKELSETVEKMTRISGDLQSIILTMRMMPIEQVFNRFPRMIRGLAKDLNKKVKLDIIGAETELDRTVIDEIGDPLVHLLRNSLDHGIELPEVREKANKDQEGLITLKAYQSGNHVFIEIEDDGAGINTDKVINKVVQNGVMTKQEADKLTDEEIFQLIFSSGFSTAEQVSDVSGRGVGLDVVKSKIESLGGNVSVESERGKGSRFIIQLPLTLSIISVLLIEIGNEKYAIPLSSIIETAILHENEVLFAHNQNVIDFRGKIVPLIFLDELFEIQDQKENDEYYSIVIVKKGDKMAALVVDAFIGQQEVVLKSLGNYLTNVFAISGATILGNGQVALIIDCNALIK; translated from the coding sequence GTGGAAACAAATCAATATTTGGAAGTTTTTCTTGATGAAAGCAGAGAACATTTGCAATCGGTAAATGATCACCTTTTAAACTTAGAAAACAATCCAGAAGATCTTTCATATGTACAGGAAGTCTTTCGATCCGCACATACGTTAAAAGGAATGGCTGCCACGATGGGTTATGAAGATATCGCAAACTTAACCCATAAAATGGAAAATGTATTGGATGATATCCGTAACGAAAAATTAAAAGTTTCGTCCCGACTTCTTGATATTTTGCTGGAAGCAGTTGAGGCGCTTGAAAATATGATTGCATCAATTAGTTCAGGCGGTGACGGAAAACAAGACGTCACTCATCTTGTTTCAATGTTGGAGGAAATTGGGAATGAAGATGCCCTTTCTTCAGAAAAACGCAGCAAGGAATCCGCAACGAAAGGACAGGGTTCTGAATCTATTATTCTGAATGAGTTTGAAAAAACCTTAATTAACGAATCCAAAGAACAAGGATTTGACTCTCTTTTTATTAAGGTTACTTTGAATGACAGCACTGTACTCAAGGCTGCCCGAACTTATATGGTGTTTGATGTATTGGAAAAACTTGGGGAAGTGATTAAATCAGAACCTTCCGTCGAAAAGCTTGAAGAGGAAGAGTTTGACTATGAATTTTCGCTCATTTTTTTAACGAAAGAGAGCCCAGAAGAAGTAAAAAAGAAAATTTTGAAAGTATCTGAAATAAAAGATGTCAGTGTAACGAAGCTAGATTCGTTCACGGGTGCCAACAAACAAGAAAAGCCCGAAAGCAGGCAATCAAATAACAAAAATAAAGGAAATTCCAGCAAATCCCCCAAAGTCAACGCAGCTTCAACAAAAACGATTCGTGTGAATATCGATCGTCTCGACCAGCTGATGAACTTATTTGAAGAACTTGTCATTGATCGGGGGCGCCTTGAGGAAATTGCCAAAGATTTAAACAATAAGGAACTTAGTGAAACTGTTGAAAAAATGACGAGAATCTCTGGCGATTTGCAAAGCATTATTCTTACGATGCGAATGATGCCGATTGAACAAGTTTTCAACCGTTTTCCGCGTATGATCCGAGGGCTTGCCAAAGACTTAAATAAAAAAGTGAAACTGGATATTATTGGCGCTGAAACCGAACTCGATCGCACCGTGATCGATGAGATTGGCGACCCGCTCGTCCATTTGCTCCGAAATTCCCTCGATCACGGCATCGAATTGCCTGAAGTGAGAGAGAAAGCGAACAAAGATCAAGAAGGTTTAATCACCTTAAAGGCTTACCAAAGCGGAAATCATGTGTTTATTGAAATAGAGGATGACGGTGCTGGAATTAATACGGATAAAGTTATAAATAAAGTCGTTCAAAACGGTGTGATGACCAAGCAAGAAGCAGATAAATTAACAGACGAGGAGATCTTTCAACTTATTTTTTCATCAGGGTTCAGCACCGCTGAACAAGTCTCAGATGTATCTGGCAGGGGAGTTGGCCTTGATGTCGTGAAGTCTAAAATTGAATCTCTTGGAGGAAACGTTTCAGTCGAATCGGAGCGTGGGAAAGGCAGCCGATTCATTATTCAACTTCCGCTAACTCTGTCGATTATTTCTGTGTTGCTTATTGAAATTGGAAATGAAAAATATGCGATTCCTCTCTCATCAATTATTGAAACGGCAATTTTGCATGAAAATGAAGTGCTCTTTGCCCATAACCAAAACGTGATTGATTTTCGAGGGAAGATTGTTCCTCTCATTTTTCTGGACGAGCTTTTTGAAATTCAAGATCAAAAAGAAAACGATGAATATTATTCCATTGTCATCGTGAAAAAAGGAGATAAGATGGCAGCGCTGGTTGTTGATGCTTTTATTGGACAACAAGAAGTTGTGCTTAAATCACTTGGCAATTATTTGACGAATGTATTTGCAATTTCCGGGGCAACGATTCTTGGCAATGGACAAGTTGCATTAATTATTGATTGCAATGCATTAATTAAATAA
- the flhB gene encoding flagellar biosynthesis protein FlhB: MPYIRIDLQFFSQEKTEKATPKKRQDERKKGRVSKSADVNTAIILFVVFLFLWFFGGFLRDELFAIFEVGLKDYILMDVTENTVHLMMSELSFQAAKVVLPILLAAIIGALLSNYMQVGFLFSTEPLVMKLERVNPIQGAKRIFSLRAIVELLKSMLKIAFIGLVTFAVLWFSKDEVFRLTSTSPATSLSVVGSLTVKMGLFASILLLFLSIFDYLYQKYDFEKNIRMSKQDIKDEYKKVEGDPLIKSKIKEKQRQMAMQRMMQEVPKADVVITNPTHYAVALKYDENEMDAPEVIAKGVDYVALKIKSIAKSNDVTIIENRSLARALYHEAEIGETIPEQLFKAVAEVLAYVYRLKEKI, encoded by the coding sequence TTGCCATATATCCGTATTGATTTGCAATTTTTTTCACAAGAAAAGACGGAAAAAGCGACACCGAAAAAACGCCAAGATGAACGGAAAAAGGGGAGAGTTTCAAAAAGTGCTGATGTCAATACAGCCATCATTTTATTCGTTGTTTTTTTATTTTTATGGTTTTTTGGCGGTTTTTTACGCGATGAACTTTTTGCGATTTTTGAAGTCGGGTTGAAAGACTATATTTTAATGGACGTTACAGAAAACACGGTACACCTTATGATGAGTGAACTTAGTTTTCAAGCAGCAAAAGTCGTATTGCCTATCTTATTGGCTGCGATAATTGGTGCTTTGCTAAGCAACTACATGCAAGTCGGCTTTTTATTTTCAACAGAACCGCTTGTGATGAAGCTGGAACGAGTCAATCCCATTCAAGGCGCTAAGCGCATTTTCTCGTTAAGGGCAATCGTGGAACTGCTAAAATCAATGCTTAAAATCGCGTTTATCGGGCTCGTAACCTTTGCGGTATTATGGTTCAGCAAGGACGAAGTATTTCGCTTAACCTCAACTTCGCCTGCAACTTCTTTAAGTGTAGTTGGAAGTTTAACAGTGAAAATGGGCCTGTTTGCTTCGATTTTGCTTCTATTTCTATCTATTTTTGATTACCTCTATCAAAAATATGATTTCGAAAAAAACATCCGGATGTCCAAGCAAGATATTAAAGATGAGTACAAAAAGGTTGAGGGCGATCCGCTTATTAAATCCAAAATCAAAGAAAAGCAGAGACAAATGGCGATGCAACGGATGATGCAGGAAGTACCGAAAGCTGACGTCGTTATCACTAATCCGACGCATTATGCTGTCGCGCTAAAATATGATGAAAATGAAATGGATGCCCCTGAGGTTATTGCAAAAGGCGTCGATTATGTCGCCTTAAAAATAAAAAGCATCGCTAAATCAAATGATGTCACGATCATAGAAAACAGGTCATTGGCAAGAGCCTTATATCATGAAGCTGAAATTGGCGAAACAATCCCTGAGCAATTATTTAAAGCCGTTGCAGAAGTGCTCGCGTATGTCTATCGATTGAAGGAAAAAATCTAG
- the fliQ gene encoding flagellar biosynthesis protein FliQ, whose protein sequence is MTSEFVISLAEKGVYTTLLVAAPLLLLALAVGLLVSIFQATTQIQEQTLAFIPKIIAVLLSLVFFGPWMLSQLLNFTYDIFSNLQRFVS, encoded by the coding sequence GTGACTTCAGAATTTGTCATATCGCTTGCGGAGAAGGGGGTGTACACGACACTTCTCGTCGCTGCACCACTATTGCTGCTGGCGCTCGCGGTTGGGCTGCTTGTCAGTATCTTCCAGGCAACAACCCAAATCCAGGAGCAAACATTGGCCTTTATCCCTAAAATTATTGCTGTGCTCTTATCGCTTGTTTTTTTCGGTCCTTGGATGCTTTCGCAGCTTCTCAATTTCACCTACGATATTTTTTCGAATTTGCAAAGGTTTGTTAGTTAA
- the flhF gene encoding flagellar biosynthesis protein FlhF, translating to MKVKKYIASTMPEAMGRIRQEMGDEAVILKSREIAKGGFLGLFTKKYIEVIAAVDQSEQNVIRNPKPFETESEERSLLSEMKQLKEEIKQLSRPKEKQHALFDEINELLMSQEIRKPLIQQINNDLKERYEKQQLKSIPFETQKEWAMEWLTKMLNEKEIAGFQYEKRLLNIVGPTGVGKTTTIAKIAAKAVLKDNKKVAFITTDTYRIAAIEQLKTYATLLNVPVEVVYNEDDFAEAAKKFSSYDLVLVDTAGRNFREHKFVKQLDKTIDFNQDMETYLVLSLTSKYEDMKAIVHQFNQLPIEKIIFTKKDETSSFGAMLNVLYEFPLGIAYITDGQNVPEDIIVPSIDYILHCIFGGQEDEN from the coding sequence ATGAAGGTGAAAAAGTATATTGCGTCTACAATGCCTGAAGCAATGGGGCGAATCCGCCAAGAAATGGGGGATGAAGCGGTCATACTGAAATCAAGAGAAATTGCAAAGGGTGGTTTCCTAGGTTTATTTACGAAGAAATATATCGAGGTCATTGCGGCCGTTGATCAAAGTGAACAAAACGTGATAAGAAACCCAAAACCATTTGAAACCGAAAGCGAAGAACGGTCGCTTCTTTCTGAAATGAAACAGCTAAAGGAAGAAATAAAGCAGCTAAGCCGACCGAAAGAAAAACAACATGCCCTATTTGATGAAATAAACGAGCTATTAATGTCGCAAGAGATTCGAAAACCACTCATTCAGCAAATCAATAACGATTTAAAGGAACGCTATGAGAAACAGCAGTTAAAATCCATCCCATTTGAAACGCAAAAAGAATGGGCAATGGAATGGTTAACCAAAATGCTTAATGAAAAAGAGATCGCTGGTTTTCAGTATGAAAAACGTTTGCTTAACATTGTTGGGCCGACAGGTGTTGGAAAAACGACGACGATCGCGAAAATTGCCGCAAAAGCCGTGCTAAAAGATAACAAAAAAGTGGCTTTTATAACGACAGATACGTACCGAATTGCGGCAATTGAACAATTAAAAACGTATGCAACGCTATTAAATGTCCCGGTAGAGGTCGTTTACAACGAAGATGATTTTGCGGAAGCGGCTAAAAAATTCAGTTCTTATGATTTGGTTTTAGTTGATACAGCAGGCAGAAACTTCCGAGAACATAAATTTGTCAAGCAATTGGATAAGACGATTGATTTTAATCAAGACATGGAAACATACCTCGTTTTGTCTCTTACTTCGAAATATGAAGACATGAAGGCAATCGTGCATCAATTCAATCAACTGCCAATTGAGAAAATCATTTTTACAAAAAAAGATGAAACGTCAAGTTTTGGCGCGATGTTAAATGTATTGTACGAGTTTCCGTTAGGGATTGCTTATATTACAGACGGACAAAATGTTCCAGAAGATATCATTGTTCCGTCAATCGATTACATTTTACATTGCATATTCGGGGGTCAAGAAGATGAAAATTGA
- the fliR gene encoding flagellar biosynthetic protein FliR, with protein MEQFLNDFPVFLLIFVRIAAFFVAAPFFSYRNIPVINKIAIAGALAFFAGFAIERPEIAIDGIFVLLVLKEAIVGLGIGLIAMMMLYAVQVAGGFIDLQMGFAIANVVDPQTGAQSPLLGQFFYIFALLFLLAVDGHHMLLDGIFSSYHLIPVEKLFFPFSDGQAAKHVAASFVKMFIIAFQMAVPVVASLFLVDVALGIIAKAVPQVNVFVVGLPLKIFVSFVVLLISFPVIFSIVRYLFKEMFYAMRTLMKLAGGV; from the coding sequence ATGGAACAATTTTTAAACGATTTTCCGGTTTTTTTGCTGATTTTCGTTCGAATTGCAGCTTTTTTTGTGGCGGCCCCATTTTTCTCATATCGGAACATTCCGGTTATAAATAAAATTGCAATTGCCGGAGCGCTTGCTTTTTTCGCTGGTTTTGCAATTGAAAGGCCGGAAATTGCAATCGATGGAATATTTGTCCTTTTAGTCTTAAAAGAAGCCATTGTCGGCCTTGGCATAGGGCTTATCGCAATGATGATGCTTTATGCGGTACAGGTTGCTGGAGGATTTATAGATTTGCAAATGGGTTTTGCGATTGCGAATGTCGTCGATCCCCAAACAGGTGCGCAAAGTCCACTTTTAGGCCAGTTTTTTTATATTTTTGCGTTGTTGTTTTTGTTAGCTGTAGATGGCCATCACATGCTGCTTGATGGAATTTTCAGCAGTTACCATCTCATCCCTGTCGAAAAATTGTTTTTTCCCTTTTCAGACGGACAGGCTGCAAAGCATGTGGCAGCTAGCTTTGTAAAAATGTTTATTATTGCTTTTCAAATGGCGGTGCCAGTTGTTGCGTCGCTGTTTCTTGTTGATGTCGCACTGGGAATTATTGCAAAAGCTGTTCCGCAGGTGAACGTATTTGTCGTAGGTTTGCCATTGAAAATTTTTGTGAGTTTTGTCGTGCTGCTTATTTCCTTTCCGGTTATCTTTTCGATCGTTCGTTACCTTTTTAAAGAAATGTTTTATGCGATGAGAACGCTAATGAAACTCGCTGGGGGAGTTTAG
- a CDS encoding chemotaxis protein CheD: protein MSEMLQVVKVGLAEIKTVSPPNTIRTSGLGSCVGVVVYNEVLRIAGMAHVMLPDSGLAREKNFRHGKYADTAVEALYHRLKEHHNVYPLKAKIAGGAQMFQFKSDMDLMRIGHRNVLAVKEHLKKFKIELIAEDVGGNSGRTIEFDPETSILTVRKVNAGMSEI from the coding sequence ATGAGTGAAATGTTGCAAGTTGTTAAGGTGGGCCTAGCCGAAATTAAAACAGTTTCTCCTCCAAATACCATTCGTACGAGCGGATTAGGCTCATGTGTCGGTGTTGTCGTTTATAATGAGGTGTTGCGGATTGCCGGAATGGCGCATGTGATGCTGCCTGACTCCGGCTTGGCGAGAGAAAAAAATTTTCGGCATGGCAAATATGCCGATACAGCTGTAGAAGCTCTTTATCATCGATTGAAAGAACATCATAACGTTTACCCGTTAAAAGCAAAGATTGCCGGGGGAGCGCAAATGTTTCAGTTTAAAAGCGACATGGATTTAATGAGGATTGGCCATAGAAATGTTTTAGCAGTAAAAGAACATTTAAAAAAATTTAAAATTGAATTAATTGCGGAGGATGTTGGAGGAAACAGCGGCCGGACAATCGAGTTTGATCCCGAAACGTCGATTTTAACCGTTCGAAAGGTTAATGCTGGAATGAGCGAAATTTAA